A portion of the Pleuronectes platessa chromosome 15, fPlePla1.1, whole genome shotgun sequence genome contains these proteins:
- the ssh2b gene encoding protein phosphatase Slingshot homolog 2b, giving the protein MALVTVQRSPTPSTSSSPCVSESGSGEDDRRSQPRSISESFLTVKGAALFLPRGNGSSCSSASRFSQLRSKHAGDIQQHLQTMFTLLRPEDNIKLAVRLESIHSGITRYMVVVSTNGRQDTEESVVLGMDFSPVDSSCSVGLVLPLWSDTLIHLDGDGGFTVSTDSRVLVFKPVSVQAMWSALQSLHKACDVARCHNYFPGSLFLTWVSYYQSRVSSDQVRINEWNTMQDLMSHRADSPVLFSDAPTERELTERQIKSSLREIMMLKDLENVTCKEIRTELEMHMTCNLREFKEYIDNEMIVILGQMDSPTEIFDYVFLGSEWNASNLEELQNSGVQYILNVTREIDNFFPGVFEYHNIRVYDEEATDLLAYWNDTYKFITRAKKAGSKCLVHCKMGISRSAATVIAYAMKEFAWDLKKAFDYVKERRAVTKPNPSFMRQLEEYQGILLASRQRHNKLWRSHSDSDLSEHHEPLCKSLGQPHSLGRSDPHNQASSAPGPSVKELLESLGTSARAGKATRSTSQSDTGIQSNQLNSSSFQGVAALSGDAVPRGLEIPRFVAAQRSQLVPPRPESTAGSVSPLSPPLSNGLCDAEEPPSSPPLSQPRAATVVPEPQKTDMVTVAQSVSVGQPHPPPSLHHLPLSPAPSPAGMDEVIRPQVSSIPQPVTKKILGSVPEPMVTQTPSTLSAGPQGLSVPVPVKNPDCDQQLCGSSLDGSAAHPPSTTDFISHPGAIPQDAEVLVGPSADHINFFSAREKFKGMSQDSKSPCAAVQQSPLVKSCAKDQQPQPEEVSTEEEKGKELIVPVQATGLKAGVHTETSSTGPQPQPQGPLDQEVRTSMEEMEDKNDSLRQEAENVKEEGKNKEEEEEEDPAQIYSDWTRGSVRRVTRQLEQKMKMEHEAPTTSSSSPPSLSAGTSSSQRQAASSHPVAASQLQDVSVCSQESFVSTEQEEQEEQEEGPVKRESGDVVEIGALGNNGRSTKGHKLQPADGRLLSTSYPINHFAHSPFASVNFLCLEGVTELESGTDWDCPLEGPHSDIIMRETWETLCELGAFLQQVSTAGAYKTSCVDQFFGLSAGSSQKRSSSIQKRVREVEARIRQAGLTPPSLMKRSASLAKLGCLELLANDLSEWELSRCPVSPLSEQHPGHTSDESKKQRVHNSPSEADQQPEVLEVDVEGLSEAGETSTGIPPPSYQSQPRGDVGSISPDSLHSHALSLMAARQQYGRTHPLTRLKKRTVSSLYHTM; this is encoded by the exons CATCAGTGAAAGTTTCCTGACAGTCAAAGGAGCTGCTCTGTTCTTACCTCGAGGAAATGGCTCCTCCTGTTCTTCTGCCTCTCGCTTTTCACAGCTGCGCAGCAAACATGCAG gAGACATCCAGCAGCACCTGCAAACCATGTTCACTCTCCTCAGACCAGAGGACAACATCAAACTG gCGGTTCGACTGGAGAGCATCCACTCGGGCATCACCCGCTACATGGTGGTGGTGTCAACCAATGGTCGTCAGGACACGGAGGAGAGCGTGGTGCTGGGAATGGACTTCAGTCCCGTAGATAG ctcaTGTTCTGTTGGGCTGGTTTTGCCCTTATGGAGTGACACGTTGATACATCTGGATGGAGATGg GGGTTTCACTGTGTCAACTGATAGCAGAGTGCTTGTCTTCAAGCCGGTTTCTGTGCAAGCCATGTG GTCGGCCCTCCAGTCGCTCCACAAGGCGTGTGACGTGGCACGTTGTCATAACTACTTCCCTGGCAGCCTGTTCCTCACCTGGGTCAGCTACTATCAAAGCAGGGTCTCCTCCGACCAGGTCCGCATCAATGAGTGGAACACCATGCAGGATTTGATGTCGCACCGTGCTGACTCACCCGTCCTCTTCTCCGATGC ACctacagagagagagctgaCCGAGCGGCAGATCAAAAGCAGTCTGAGAGAAATCATGATGCTGAAGGACCTGGAGAATGTGACCTGTAAAGAG ATCCGAACGGAGCTGGAAATGCACATGACGTGCAACCTGCGAGAGTTCAAGGAGTACATCGACAACGAGATGATTGTCATTCTGGGCCAGATGGACAGTCCCACTGAGATCTTCGATTACGTCTTTTTG GGATCTGAGTGGAATGCATCCAATTTGGAGGAGTTGCAGAACAGCGG GGTTCAGTACATCCTTAATGTAACAAGGGAGATAGACAACTTCTTCCCTGGTGTATTCGAGTACCACAACATCCGCGTGTATGACGAGGAGGCCACCGACCTGCTCGCCTATTGGAATGACACCTACAAGTTCATAACTAGAGCCAA GAAAGCTGGGTCCAAGTGTCTGGTGCACTGTAAAATGGGTATAAGTCGCTCTGCTGCCACCGTGATCGCATACGCCATGAAGGAGTTTGCATGGGATTTGAAAAAGGCCTTCGATTATGTCAAGGAGCGTCGAGCCGTGACCAAACCTAACCCCTCTTTCATGAGGCAGCTGGAGGAGTATCAGGGAATACTGCTCGCCAG caggcagaggcacaACAAGCTGTGGCGCTCTCACTCTGACAGCGACTTGTCCGAGCACCACGAGCCGCTGTGTAAATCTTTAGGTCAGCCGCACAGCCTGGGTCGCTCTGACCCTCATAACCAGGCCAGCAGCGCGCCTGGTCCCTCTGTGAAAGAACTGCTGGAATCATTGGGAACTTCAGCCAGGGCTGGCAAAGCGACACGCTCCACAAGCCAGTCTGATACTGGCATCCAGTCCAATCAGCTCAACTCTTCATCCTTCCAGGGGGTTGCAGCTCTCTCAGGTGACGCTGTCCCTCGCGGCCTGGAGATTCCTCGTTTTGTTGCAGCTCAGAGAAGCCAGCTGGTTCCCCCCCGTCCTGAATCCACAGCTGGCTCCGTTTCTCCGTTATCTCCTCCGCTGTCCAATGGCTTATGTGACGCTGAGGAGCCGCCGTCATCACCTCCTTTATCCCAGCCAAGGGCCGCCACTGTGGTGCCTGAGCCTCAAAAGACAGATATGGTGACTGTTGCACAAAGTGTTTCGGTGGGCCAGCCTCACCCGCCCCCCTCTCTtcaccacctccctctctctcccgctccgTCCCCAGCTGGCATGGATGAGGTTATCCGACCACAGGTGTCATCCATCCCTCAGCCTGTGACAAAAAAGATTCTAGGGTCCGTGCCTGAGCCCATGGTAACACAAACACCAAGCACACTATCAGCTGGACCCCAGGGTCTGTCTGTACCAGTGCCTGTCAAAAATCCAGACTGTGACCAGCAGCTGTGTGGCTCGTCTTTGGACGGTTCAGCAGCTCATCCTCCCTCCACCACTGATTTCATCAGCCATCCCGGTGCCATTCCTCAAGACGCTGAAGTGTTGGTCGGCCCCAGTGCGGATCACATCAACTTTTTCAGTGCCAGGGAAAAGTTCAAGGGGATGAGTCAAGACAGTAAAAGTCCCTGTGCTGCAGTGCAGCAGTCGCCCCTGGTGAAGAGTTGTGCAAAGGACCAGCAGCCGCAGCCTGAGGAGGTTTccactgaggaggagaaaggaaag GAATTGATTGTCCCTGTGCAGGCCACAGGACTGAAGGCTGGAGTGCACACAGAGACTTCATCTACTGGCCCTCAACCACAGCCTCAGGGTCCTCTGGACCAGGAGGTGAGGACGTCTATGGAGGAAATGGAGGATAAAAATGATTCATTGCGACAGGAGGCTGAGAATGTAAAAGAGGAAGGgaagaacaaagaagaagaggaggaagaggatcccGCTCAAATCTACAGCGATTGGACGAGGGGCTCTGTGCGGCGGGTCACACGACAGCTGgagcaaaaaatgaaaatggagcACGAGGCTCCAacaacctcctcctcatcgCCACCATCCCTCTCTGCTGGCACATCCTCCTCGCAGCGGCAGGCGGCCAGCAGCCATCCTGTGGCTGCGTCTCAATTGCAGGATGTGTCTGTTTGCTCACAGGAGTCATTCGTTAGCactgagcaggaggagcaggaggagcaggaggagggaccAGTTAAAAGGGAGAGTGGTGATGTAGTTGAGATAGGAGCACTAGGAAATAATGGCAGAAGCACAAAAGGACACAAACTCCAGCCTGCTGATGGTAGATTGCTCTCCACCTCTTACCCCATCAACCACTTTGCCCACTCTCCCTTTGCCTCTGTGAACTTTCTGTGTCTGGAAGGCGTGACGGAGCTCGAGTCAGGCACCGACTGGGACTGCCCCCTAGAAGGACCCCACAGTGACATTATCATGAGGGAGACATGGGAGACTCTGTGTGAGCTGGGTGCCTTTCTGCAGCAGGTGAGCACGGCCGGAGCCTACAAGACCAGTTGTGTGGACCAGTTTTTCGGCCTCAGTGCTGGATCCTCTCAGAAGCGAAGTAGCAGCATCCAGAAGAGGGTCAGAGAGGTGGAAGCCAGGATCCGCCAGGCAGGGCTGACCCCGCCGTCCCTGATGAAGCGCTCAGCCTCTCTGGCCAAGCTGGGCTGTCTGGAGCTGCTCGCCAACGACCTGAGCGAGTGGGAGCTCAGCCGCTGCCCCGTCTCTCCGCTGTCAGAACAACATCCAGGTCACACGAGCGATGAGTCCAAGAAGCAGCGGGTGCACAACTCTCCCTCCGAGGCCGACCAGCAGCCAGAGGTCCTCGAAGTTGACGTGGAGGGGCTTTCTGAAGCTGGAGAAACCTCAACAGGAATCCCTCCACCCTCATATCAGAGTCAGCCGAGAGGAGACGTCGGCAGCATTAGCCCCGATTCCCTGCATTCACACGCGCTGTCGCTCATGGCCGCAAGGCAGCAGTATGGAAGGACTCACCCCCTGACGCGGCTCAAGAAGAGAACTGTCAGCTCCCTTTACCACACCATGTAA
- the coro6 gene encoding coronin-6 isoform X1 — protein sequence MSRSIVRQSKFRHVFGQTVKAEQGYDDIRVSRVTWDSSFCAVNPKFLAVIVESSGGGAFLVLPLSKSGRVGKDYPLVVGHAGPVLDIDWCPHDDNILASGSEDCTAMVWQIPDHSLTRPLSDPVVILEGHSKRVGIVTWHPTARNILLTAGSDNLVIVWNVGTGEPLVSMDDHPDLIYSISWNRNGSLFCTTCKDRRLRVCDPRKREVVAERLAPHDGIRPMRAIFTRDGNIFTTGFTRMSQRELGLWDPTNFEEPIALLELDTSNGVLLPYYDADANMVYLCGKGDSSVRYFEITEEPPYVHYLNTFSTKEPQRGMGFMPKRGVDVSKCEIARLFKLLDKKCEPITMTVPRKSDLFQDDLYPDTAGPEPAMEPEEWMDGRDEDPILMSMKEGYVPPKSRELKVAKKNMLDSRPTTRRSLSTSPSPSLLSPPVQPQLLDRLLEEIQNLKATVLSQEKRICDLENKLSQYTNGTV from the exons ATGAGTCGCAGCATCGTGCGGCAGAGCAAGTTCCGTCACGTCTTCGGCCAGACGGTGAAGGCCGAGCAGGGCTATGACGACATCCGCGTGTCCAGGGTGACGTGGGACAGCTCCTTCTGCGCCGTCAACCCAAAGTTCCTGGCGGTCATCGTTGAATCCAGCGGCGGCGGAGCGTTCCTGGTCCTGCCCCTCTCGAAG TCGGGTCGCGTGGGCAAGGACTACCCGCTGGTGGTCGGCCACGCCGGGCCCGTCCTCGATATCGACTGGTGCCCGCATGACGACAACATCCTGGCCAGTGGCTCGGAGGATTGTACTGCAATG gtTTGGCAGATCCCAGATCATTCTCTGACCCGCCCCCTCTCCGACCCAGTCGTGATCCTGGAGGGACACTCCAAGCGTGTGGGCATCGTCACCTGGCACCCGACCGCACGCAACATCCTCCTCACTGCAG GCAGTGATAACCTGGTAATCGTCTGGAACGTGGGGACGGGCGAGCCTCTCGTCTCCATGGATGACCACCCCGACCTCATCTACAGCATCAGCTGGAACCGAAACGGCAGCTTGTTCTGCACCACCTGTAAGGACCGACGGCTGCGTGTCTGCGACCCCCGCAAGAGGGAGGTGGTGGCG GAACGTCTGGCTCCGCACGACGGGATCCGGCCAATGAGAGCCATCTTCACCAGAGACGGGAACATCTTCACCACCGGATTCACCAGGATGAgccagagagagctcgggctctGGGACCCG ACGAACTTCGAGGAGCCGATTGCCCTGTTGGAGTTGGACACCAGCAATGGAGTGTTGTTACCATATTATGATGCCGATGCAAACATGGTCTACCTCTGTGGGAAG ggggacAGCAGTGTCCGTTACTTTGAGATCACAGAGGAGCCGCCCTACGTCCACTACCTCAACACCTTCAGCACCAAGGAGCCGCAGAGGGGGATGGGCTTCATGCCAAAGAGAGGAGTGGACGTCAGCAAATGTGAGATCGCCCG GTTATTCAAGCTGCTGGACAAGAAGTGTGAACCCATCACAATGACAGTGCCTAGAAAA TCGGACCTCTTCCAGGACGACCTGTACCCAGACACAGCCGGGCCCGAGCCCGCCATGGAGCCCGAGGAGTGGATGGACGGCCGCGACGAGGACCCGATCCTGATGTCCATGAAGGAGGGCTACGTGCCGCCAAAGAGCCGAGAGCTCAAAGTGGCGAAGAAGAACATGCTGGACTCCAGACCCACCACCCGACGTAGCCTGTCCACTT ccccctctccttctctcctgtctcctcctgtccaGCCTCAGTTGCTCGACAGGTTGTTGGAGGAGATTCAGAATCTGAAGGCCACAGTTTTGTCTCAGGAGAAGAGAATCTGTGACTTGGAGAATAAGCTTTCGCAGTACACCAATGGCACTGTCTGA
- the coro6 gene encoding coronin-6 isoform X4, with translation MSRSIVRQSKFRHVFGQTVKAEQGYDDIRVSRVTWDSSFCAVNPKFLAVIVESSGGGAFLVLPLSKSGRVGKDYPLVVGHAGPVLDIDWCPHDDNILASGSEDCTAMVWQIPDHSLTRPLSDPVVILEGHSKRVGIVTWHPTARNILLTAGSDNLVIVWNVGTGEPLVSMDDHPDLIYSISWNRNGSLFCTTCKDRRLRVCDPRKREVVAERLAPHDGIRPMRAIFTRDGNIFTTGFTRMSQRELGLWDPTNFEEPIALLELDTSNGVLLPYYDADANMVYLCGKGDSSVRYFEITEEPPYVHYLNTFSTKEPQRGMGFMPKRGVDVSKCEIARLFKLLDKKCEPITMTVPRKSDLFQDDLYPDTAGPEPAMEPEEWMDGRDEDPILMSMKEGYVPPKSRELKVAKKNMLDSRPTTRRSLSTLDTNSLPSSLLCFGLVLSSRSLSLTYFSSLLSFIL, from the exons ATGAGTCGCAGCATCGTGCGGCAGAGCAAGTTCCGTCACGTCTTCGGCCAGACGGTGAAGGCCGAGCAGGGCTATGACGACATCCGCGTGTCCAGGGTGACGTGGGACAGCTCCTTCTGCGCCGTCAACCCAAAGTTCCTGGCGGTCATCGTTGAATCCAGCGGCGGCGGAGCGTTCCTGGTCCTGCCCCTCTCGAAG TCGGGTCGCGTGGGCAAGGACTACCCGCTGGTGGTCGGCCACGCCGGGCCCGTCCTCGATATCGACTGGTGCCCGCATGACGACAACATCCTGGCCAGTGGCTCGGAGGATTGTACTGCAATG gtTTGGCAGATCCCAGATCATTCTCTGACCCGCCCCCTCTCCGACCCAGTCGTGATCCTGGAGGGACACTCCAAGCGTGTGGGCATCGTCACCTGGCACCCGACCGCACGCAACATCCTCCTCACTGCAG GCAGTGATAACCTGGTAATCGTCTGGAACGTGGGGACGGGCGAGCCTCTCGTCTCCATGGATGACCACCCCGACCTCATCTACAGCATCAGCTGGAACCGAAACGGCAGCTTGTTCTGCACCACCTGTAAGGACCGACGGCTGCGTGTCTGCGACCCCCGCAAGAGGGAGGTGGTGGCG GAACGTCTGGCTCCGCACGACGGGATCCGGCCAATGAGAGCCATCTTCACCAGAGACGGGAACATCTTCACCACCGGATTCACCAGGATGAgccagagagagctcgggctctGGGACCCG ACGAACTTCGAGGAGCCGATTGCCCTGTTGGAGTTGGACACCAGCAATGGAGTGTTGTTACCATATTATGATGCCGATGCAAACATGGTCTACCTCTGTGGGAAG ggggacAGCAGTGTCCGTTACTTTGAGATCACAGAGGAGCCGCCCTACGTCCACTACCTCAACACCTTCAGCACCAAGGAGCCGCAGAGGGGGATGGGCTTCATGCCAAAGAGAGGAGTGGACGTCAGCAAATGTGAGATCGCCCG GTTATTCAAGCTGCTGGACAAGAAGTGTGAACCCATCACAATGACAGTGCCTAGAAAA TCGGACCTCTTCCAGGACGACCTGTACCCAGACACAGCCGGGCCCGAGCCCGCCATGGAGCCCGAGGAGTGGATGGACGGCCGCGACGAGGACCCGATCCTGATGTCCATGAAGGAGGGCTACGTGCCGCCAAAGAGCCGAGAGCTCAAAGTGGCGAAGAAGAACATGCTGGACTCCAGACCCACCACCCGACGTAGCCTGTCCACTTTGGACACCAACAGCCTGCCA AGCTCCCttctttgttttggtttagttttgTCTAGTCGCTCACTGTCCTTGACctatttttcctctctcctttcctttaTCCTTTAA
- the coro6 gene encoding coronin-6 isoform X2, whose protein sequence is MSRSIVRQSKFRHVFGQTVKAEQGYDDIRVSRVTWDSSFCAVNPKFLAVIVESSGGGAFLVLPLSKSGRVGKDYPLVVGHAGPVLDIDWCPHDDNILASGSEDCTAMVWQIPDHSLTRPLSDPVVILEGHSKRVGIVTWHPTARNILLTAGSDNLVIVWNVGTGEPLVSMDDHPDLIYSISWNRNGSLFCTTCKDRRLRVCDPRKREVVAERLAPHDGIRPMRAIFTRDGNIFTTGFTRMSQRELGLWDPTNFEEPIALLELDTSNGVLLPYYDADANMVYLCGKGDSSVRYFEITEEPPYVHYLNTFSTKEPQRGMGFMPKRGVDVSKCEIARLFKLLDKKCEPITMTVPRKSDLFQDDLYPDTAGPEPAMEPEEWMDGRDEDPILMSMKEGYVPPKSRELKVAKKNMLDSRPTTRRSLSTLDTNSLPVSSLLDRLLEEIQNLKATVLSQEKRICDLENKLSQYTNGTV, encoded by the exons ATGAGTCGCAGCATCGTGCGGCAGAGCAAGTTCCGTCACGTCTTCGGCCAGACGGTGAAGGCCGAGCAGGGCTATGACGACATCCGCGTGTCCAGGGTGACGTGGGACAGCTCCTTCTGCGCCGTCAACCCAAAGTTCCTGGCGGTCATCGTTGAATCCAGCGGCGGCGGAGCGTTCCTGGTCCTGCCCCTCTCGAAG TCGGGTCGCGTGGGCAAGGACTACCCGCTGGTGGTCGGCCACGCCGGGCCCGTCCTCGATATCGACTGGTGCCCGCATGACGACAACATCCTGGCCAGTGGCTCGGAGGATTGTACTGCAATG gtTTGGCAGATCCCAGATCATTCTCTGACCCGCCCCCTCTCCGACCCAGTCGTGATCCTGGAGGGACACTCCAAGCGTGTGGGCATCGTCACCTGGCACCCGACCGCACGCAACATCCTCCTCACTGCAG GCAGTGATAACCTGGTAATCGTCTGGAACGTGGGGACGGGCGAGCCTCTCGTCTCCATGGATGACCACCCCGACCTCATCTACAGCATCAGCTGGAACCGAAACGGCAGCTTGTTCTGCACCACCTGTAAGGACCGACGGCTGCGTGTCTGCGACCCCCGCAAGAGGGAGGTGGTGGCG GAACGTCTGGCTCCGCACGACGGGATCCGGCCAATGAGAGCCATCTTCACCAGAGACGGGAACATCTTCACCACCGGATTCACCAGGATGAgccagagagagctcgggctctGGGACCCG ACGAACTTCGAGGAGCCGATTGCCCTGTTGGAGTTGGACACCAGCAATGGAGTGTTGTTACCATATTATGATGCCGATGCAAACATGGTCTACCTCTGTGGGAAG ggggacAGCAGTGTCCGTTACTTTGAGATCACAGAGGAGCCGCCCTACGTCCACTACCTCAACACCTTCAGCACCAAGGAGCCGCAGAGGGGGATGGGCTTCATGCCAAAGAGAGGAGTGGACGTCAGCAAATGTGAGATCGCCCG GTTATTCAAGCTGCTGGACAAGAAGTGTGAACCCATCACAATGACAGTGCCTAGAAAA TCGGACCTCTTCCAGGACGACCTGTACCCAGACACAGCCGGGCCCGAGCCCGCCATGGAGCCCGAGGAGTGGATGGACGGCCGCGACGAGGACCCGATCCTGATGTCCATGAAGGAGGGCTACGTGCCGCCAAAGAGCCGAGAGCTCAAAGTGGCGAAGAAGAACATGCTGGACTCCAGACCCACCACCCGACGTAGCCTGTCCACTTTGGACACCAACAGCCTGCCAGTAAGTTCT TTGCTCGACAGGTTGTTGGAGGAGATTCAGAATCTGAAGGCCACAGTTTTGTCTCAGGAGAAGAGAATCTGTGACTTGGAGAATAAGCTTTCGCAGTACACCAATGGCACTGTCTGA
- the coro6 gene encoding coronin-6 isoform X3, protein MSRSIVRQSKFRHVFGQTVKAEQGYDDIRVSRVTWDSSFCAVNPKFLAVIVESSGGGAFLVLPLSKSGRVGKDYPLVVGHAGPVLDIDWCPHDDNILASGSEDCTAMVWQIPDHSLTRPLSDPVVILEGHSKRVGIVTWHPTARNILLTAGSDNLVIVWNVGTGEPLVSMDDHPDLIYSISWNRNGSLFCTTCKDRRLRVCDPRKREVVAERLAPHDGIRPMRAIFTRDGNIFTTGFTRMSQRELGLWDPTNFEEPIALLELDTSNGVLLPYYDADANMVYLCGKGDSSVRYFEITEEPPYVHYLNTFSTKEPQRGMGFMPKRGVDVSKCEIARLFKLLDKKCEPITMTVPRKSDLFQDDLYPDTAGPEPAMEPEEWMDGRDEDPILMSMKEGYVPPKSRELKVAKKNMLDSRPTTRRSLSTLDTNSLPPQLLDRLLEEIQNLKATVLSQEKRICDLENKLSQYTNGTV, encoded by the exons ATGAGTCGCAGCATCGTGCGGCAGAGCAAGTTCCGTCACGTCTTCGGCCAGACGGTGAAGGCCGAGCAGGGCTATGACGACATCCGCGTGTCCAGGGTGACGTGGGACAGCTCCTTCTGCGCCGTCAACCCAAAGTTCCTGGCGGTCATCGTTGAATCCAGCGGCGGCGGAGCGTTCCTGGTCCTGCCCCTCTCGAAG TCGGGTCGCGTGGGCAAGGACTACCCGCTGGTGGTCGGCCACGCCGGGCCCGTCCTCGATATCGACTGGTGCCCGCATGACGACAACATCCTGGCCAGTGGCTCGGAGGATTGTACTGCAATG gtTTGGCAGATCCCAGATCATTCTCTGACCCGCCCCCTCTCCGACCCAGTCGTGATCCTGGAGGGACACTCCAAGCGTGTGGGCATCGTCACCTGGCACCCGACCGCACGCAACATCCTCCTCACTGCAG GCAGTGATAACCTGGTAATCGTCTGGAACGTGGGGACGGGCGAGCCTCTCGTCTCCATGGATGACCACCCCGACCTCATCTACAGCATCAGCTGGAACCGAAACGGCAGCTTGTTCTGCACCACCTGTAAGGACCGACGGCTGCGTGTCTGCGACCCCCGCAAGAGGGAGGTGGTGGCG GAACGTCTGGCTCCGCACGACGGGATCCGGCCAATGAGAGCCATCTTCACCAGAGACGGGAACATCTTCACCACCGGATTCACCAGGATGAgccagagagagctcgggctctGGGACCCG ACGAACTTCGAGGAGCCGATTGCCCTGTTGGAGTTGGACACCAGCAATGGAGTGTTGTTACCATATTATGATGCCGATGCAAACATGGTCTACCTCTGTGGGAAG ggggacAGCAGTGTCCGTTACTTTGAGATCACAGAGGAGCCGCCCTACGTCCACTACCTCAACACCTTCAGCACCAAGGAGCCGCAGAGGGGGATGGGCTTCATGCCAAAGAGAGGAGTGGACGTCAGCAAATGTGAGATCGCCCG GTTATTCAAGCTGCTGGACAAGAAGTGTGAACCCATCACAATGACAGTGCCTAGAAAA TCGGACCTCTTCCAGGACGACCTGTACCCAGACACAGCCGGGCCCGAGCCCGCCATGGAGCCCGAGGAGTGGATGGACGGCCGCGACGAGGACCCGATCCTGATGTCCATGAAGGAGGGCTACGTGCCGCCAAAGAGCCGAGAGCTCAAAGTGGCGAAGAAGAACATGCTGGACTCCAGACCCACCACCCGACGTAGCCTGTCCACTTTGGACACCAACAGCCTGCCA CCTCAGTTGCTCGACAGGTTGTTGGAGGAGATTCAGAATCTGAAGGCCACAGTTTTGTCTCAGGAGAAGAGAATCTGTGACTTGGAGAATAAGCTTTCGCAGTACACCAATGGCACTGTCTGA